The Halanaerobiales bacterium sequence TTCAGGATAATGCTAAATTATTATCTAATAGTTTTTTGGTTGCAAGTTTAACTACGATATTAACAATATTTTTATCTTTGAATACAGCTTTGTATTTAAGTTATACAGGGGATAAAGTTAAAAAATTTATATTTATAATTTTACTTTTAACTATGATTTCACCACCATTTGTATCTTCATTAGCTTATATAAAGCTTTTTGGAAGAAGAGGTTTTATAACTCATAGTTTATTAGGACTTAATTTAAATACTTATGGCTGGCATGGGGTTGTTTTGATGCAGACTTTTAGTCATACCTCTTTAGCAACTTTAATTATTACAGGTGTTTTACAGGGTATTGATAATAATATTATTAATGCTGCTCAGGACTTGAAGGCAGATCTCTGGCATATTTTAAAAGATATAATAATTCCTCTTGCAAAGCCTGGAATTATAGTAGCAGCTCTATTGACTTTTGTAAAAAGTTTAGCTGACTTTGGTACACCTATAATTATTGGGGGAAGTTTTAATGTGTTAGCTACTGAAGCTTATCTTAATGTAATTGCTTATTTTAACTTACCTCGGGCTGCAGCCTTAAATGTACTTTTATTAATTCCAGCCTTATTAGCTTTTATTGTATATTGGTATTATATGAAAAATACTAAAATAGAAATTGGTAGGAATATTAAAACTGTTAATTTAGATACTAATAAATTTAAATTAACTGGATGGGTGAAAAAGGTTATAACTTTTATTACTTGGTTTTTTATAATATTTATTATCTTACAATATTTAACCATTTTCCTCTCTGCTATTACAAAATATACTAATGGAAATTTAGTTTTTACTTTAAAACATATTAAAGGCTTTAATTTAAGAGAATTAGAAAGTTTTTTTCGTAGTTTAAGATATGCTTTTATCACTGGGATAGTTGGTAGTATTATTGGTTTGCTTTTATCATATTTTATAGAAAAGTCTAAAATAAAAGGAATAAAAATAATTGATATGATAACTACTTTACCATATATTATGCCAGGTACTTTTTTTGGAATTGGATATCTTTTAGCATTTAATAATAAACCTCTTTTACTTGTGGGAACTACTTTAATTGTTCAGTTAAATTTTATTTATAGACAAATGCCTCTTGTAACTAAATCAGGAAGTGCAATATTAAGTAAAATTAATCCTAATATTGAAGAAGCTGCAAAGGATCTTGGAGCTACAAAAATGTCCATAATAAAAGATATTATAATGCCTTTATTAAAACCTGCTTTTTTGATAAGTTTTGTTAATAATTTTGCTGTAACTATGACTTCTATTGGGGCAGTTATATTTCTAATATATCCTGGTGAAAGTATTGCAACTGTAGAAATGTTTAACAATATTGAAAATGGTGATTATGGTGTTGGAGCTGTAATTGCATGTATGATTATTTTTTCTACCTTAGTAATTAATTTGATTTTTTCTAAATTTCTTTTAAAAGATGAGTAATTACTTGAAAAGAATTATTAGTTATGATAAATTTAGTAACAGAATAAATTGTAAAATAAAATAGATTAATTCAATAATGGTTTCAGATGAGTTTGATCTGAATTAAAAAGGAAAACGGTGAAAAACCGTTGCTGTAGTCGCAGCTGTAACCAGTATTATTGAATATCTTCACTGCCTTGAGTGGGAAGGAGATATTTGGATTTGCTGGGAGCCAGAAGACTTGCCATTA is a genomic window containing:
- a CDS encoding iron ABC transporter permease codes for the protein MKNGMKTLLSKTKVKEIFKDKVSRSLDTFFYHFIFFILILGVLLFILWPSIAVVKESLYIDGNLSFELYKSLFQDNAKLLSNSFLVASLTTILTIFLSLNTALYLSYTGDKVKKFIFIILLLTMISPPFVSSLAYIKLFGRRGFITHSLLGLNLNTYGWHGVVLMQTFSHTSLATLIITGVLQGIDNNIINAAQDLKADLWHILKDIIIPLAKPGIIVAALLTFVKSLADFGTPIIIGGSFNVLATEAYLNVIAYFNLPRAAALNVLLLIPALLAFIVYWYYMKNTKIEIGRNIKTVNLDTNKFKLTGWVKKVITFITWFFIIFIILQYLTIFLSAITKYTNGNLVFTLKHIKGFNLRELESFFRSLRYAFITGIVGSIIGLLLSYFIEKSKIKGIKIIDMITTLPYIMPGTFFGIGYLLAFNNKPLLLVGTTLIVQLNFIYRQMPLVTKSGSAILSKINPNIEEAAKDLGATKMSIIKDIIMPLLKPAFLISFVNNFAVTMTSIGAVIFLIYPGESIATVEMFNNIENGDYGVGAVIACMIIFSTLVINLIFSKFLLKDE